A region from the Nostoc sp. HK-01 genome encodes:
- a CDS encoding exsB protein codes for MKAVILLSGGLDSSTVLYQAKADGCDCYAISFDYQQRHRRELNSARHVAQTAQVVEHQVVNFDLRQWGGSALTDDKIDLPEARSLAEMSQNIPVTYVPARNTIFLSFALGYAEAIAAERVYIGVNALDYSGYPDCRPDYIQAMQEVFRLGTKQGREGNPTAIVAPLVNLKKTEIIQLGNTLGVPWDLTWSCYSGGDVACGVCDSCRLRLAAFDELGLTDPVPYA; via the coding sequence ATGAAAGCCGTAATTTTGTTGTCTGGGGGATTAGACTCTTCTACTGTACTGTATCAAGCCAAGGCTGATGGTTGTGATTGTTACGCAATTTCTTTTGATTACCAACAGCGACATCGCCGAGAGTTAAACTCAGCTAGGCACGTAGCCCAAACAGCACAGGTAGTAGAACATCAGGTAGTCAATTTTGACTTACGACAATGGGGTGGTTCAGCACTGACTGATGACAAAATCGATTTACCCGAAGCGCGTTCTTTGGCTGAAATGTCGCAAAATATTCCTGTAACTTATGTACCTGCCCGGAATACGATATTTTTAAGCTTTGCCTTGGGCTATGCAGAAGCGATCGCTGCTGAAAGAGTTTACATCGGTGTGAATGCCTTAGATTATTCCGGTTATCCTGATTGCCGCCCTGACTACATCCAAGCAATGCAGGAAGTGTTTCGCCTCGGAACCAAGCAAGGCCGAGAAGGCAACCCGACTGCGATCGTCGCCCCTTTAGTGAATCTGAAAAAAACTGAAATTATCCAGCTTGGTAATACTTTAGGTGTTCCTTGGGATTTAACTTGGTCTTGTTATAGCGGCGGTGATGTGGCTTGCGGAGTTTGTGATTCTTGTCGCTTGCGGCTGGCAGCTTTTGATGAATTGGGATTAACAGACCCAGTTCCTTATGCTTAG
- a CDS encoding serine protease, whose amino-acid sequence MNLSLKQLAIYLSLLLVGGGAGLFGSRYLLTQNHSFRELRNVTAALPPESVTPLAPSGTIGATGGDNVNFIATAVQKVGPAVVRINATRKVANPISEALKNPLLRRFFGEEEQAIPQERIERGTGSGFILSENGELLTNAHVVADTDTVQVTLKDGRTFEGKVLGIDTITDVAVVKIPSDNLPTVKLGNSQNLIPGQWAIAIGNPLGLDNTVTIGIISATDRTSAQVGVPEKRVSFIQTDAAINPGNSGGPLLNAQGEVIGVNTAIRADAQGLGFAIPIETAARVAKELFTKGRVDHPFLGIEMADLSPTKKQQINLENKLNIKQNTGVVIKGVLDNSPAKRAGLLPGDVIQKVNAKPVKTAAQVQKLVESSTVGDILVLEINRSGKIQTLKVQSGIYPKK is encoded by the coding sequence ATGAATTTATCTTTGAAGCAACTGGCTATTTATTTATCTTTACTGTTGGTTGGTGGTGGTGCAGGTCTGTTTGGTAGTCGCTATCTCTTGACGCAAAATCACTCATTTCGAGAGTTAAGAAATGTGACGGCGGCTTTACCTCCAGAATCTGTCACCCCCTTAGCCCCTAGCGGTACTATTGGAGCTACTGGTGGAGATAACGTGAATTTTATCGCCACAGCAGTGCAGAAAGTAGGCCCGGCAGTAGTACGTATTAATGCGACTAGAAAAGTGGCAAATCCTATCTCGGAAGCTTTGAAAAATCCCCTATTACGCCGCTTTTTCGGGGAAGAAGAACAAGCAATTCCCCAGGAGCGAATTGAGCGCGGTACAGGGTCAGGATTTATTTTGAGCGAAAATGGTGAATTGCTGACAAATGCCCACGTTGTAGCTGATACAGATACAGTCCAAGTTACCCTCAAAGATGGTCGAACTTTTGAGGGAAAAGTATTAGGTATTGATACGATTACAGATGTGGCGGTTGTGAAAATTCCCAGTGATAACTTGCCGACGGTGAAACTGGGCAATTCTCAAAATTTGATTCCCGGACAGTGGGCGATCGCTATTGGCAATCCTCTGGGTTTAGATAATACTGTTACCATCGGCATTATTAGCGCGACTGACCGCACTAGCGCTCAAGTTGGTGTCCCAGAGAAACGTGTGAGTTTCATCCAAACTGATGCAGCTATTAACCCAGGTAACTCTGGCGGGCCATTGCTAAATGCCCAAGGTGAAGTAATTGGAGTGAATACAGCCATTCGCGCTGATGCCCAAGGATTAGGTTTTGCCATTCCTATTGAAACCGCCGCCCGTGTTGCTAAAGAACTATTTACTAAAGGGCGGGTAGATCATCCTTTTTTGGGAATCGAAATGGCAGATTTATCTCCCACAAAAAAACAACAAATTAATCTCGAAAACAAGCTGAATATCAAGCAAAATACTGGCGTGGTGATTAAGGGAGTTCTCGATAACTCGCCAGCAAAACGGGCAGGACTGCTCCCTGGAGACGTAATTCAAAAAGTGAACGCAAAGCCCGTTAAAACAGCCGCCCAAGTGCAGAAACTAGTAGAGTCCAGCACAGTTGGAGATATCCTCGTACTTGAAATCAACCGCAGTGGCAAAATACAGACTTTAAAAGTGCAGTCGGGTATTTATCCCAAAAAATAG
- a CDS encoding oxidoreductase, producing the protein MPTAAASLNLVVEERTIVQNSMSVAESNSYTQRNQPRPIRVGVIGVGNMGQHHARVLSSMKDVELIGVADINVERGLETASKYKGRFFEDYCDLLPHVEAVCIAVPTRLHYAVGINCLLAGIHVLIEKPIAASISEAESLVNAAAESGCILQVGHIERFNPAFRELSKVLKTEELLALEAHRMSPYSDRANDVSVVLDLMIHDIDLMLELAASPVVKLTASGTRALDSGYLDYVTATLGFANGIVATLTASKVTHKKIRRIVAHCKNSFTEADFLKNEILVHRQTTTNLTDNRQLLYRQDGLIEKVYTTNIQPLSAELEHFVNCVHGGNQPSVGGEQALKALRLASLIEQMALEERVFNPLDWESESRVQSLTSTI; encoded by the coding sequence ATGCCAACGGCCGCAGCGTCTCTAAATTTGGTGGTTGAGGAGAGAACAATAGTGCAAAATAGCATGTCAGTGGCAGAATCAAATTCATACACACAGCGCAATCAACCAAGACCGATTCGCGTAGGCGTAATCGGGGTGGGTAACATGGGACAACATCATGCCCGCGTATTGAGTTCAATGAAAGATGTTGAACTAATCGGGGTGGCAGATATCAATGTTGAACGAGGCTTAGAAACCGCCAGCAAATACAAGGGGCGTTTTTTTGAAGATTATTGTGACTTGCTACCCCATGTGGAAGCAGTGTGCATCGCCGTACCTACTCGCCTACATTATGCTGTCGGCATTAATTGTCTATTAGCTGGAATTCACGTTTTAATCGAAAAGCCGATCGCTGCTAGTATTTCGGAAGCAGAATCTCTAGTCAATGCAGCGGCTGAATCTGGGTGCATTTTGCAAGTAGGGCATATTGAGCGCTTCAATCCTGCATTTCGGGAACTAAGCAAAGTCCTGAAAACTGAAGAATTGCTGGCGCTGGAAGCTCACCGGATGAGTCCTTACTCAGATCGGGCCAATGATGTTTCCGTCGTATTGGATTTAATGATCCACGACATTGACTTAATGCTAGAATTAGCCGCCTCCCCAGTGGTCAAACTGACAGCAAGCGGTACGCGTGCTTTAGACTCTGGTTATTTAGATTACGTGACAGCCACCCTGGGATTTGCCAATGGCATTGTTGCTACTCTCACAGCCAGCAAAGTCACTCACAAAAAAATTCGGCGCATTGTTGCCCATTGCAAAAACTCCTTTACAGAAGCAGACTTTCTCAAGAACGAAATTCTGGTTCATCGACAAACAACCACCAATTTAACTGACAATCGTCAGTTACTTTACAGACAAGACGGTTTGATTGAAAAAGTCTACACCACCAATATTCAACCTTTAAGCGCAGAATTAGAGCATTTTGTCAATTGTGTCCACGGTGGAAATCAACCTTCCGTTGGTGGTGAACAAGCTCTCAAAGCCCTCAGATTAGCCAGCTTAATTGAGCAAATGGCTTTAGAAGAGAGAGTTTTTAACCCATTAGATTGGGAATCTGAGTCCAGAGTCCAATCTTTAACTTCCACAATCTAA
- a CDS encoding family 9 glycosyl transferase: protein MRVVALVPGGIGDQILFFPTLDDLKRYYPNAKIDVVTEPQSKAAYRVSKSVHEVLTFDYKDRNSLADWGNLVGTIRDREYDVAIAFGQSWLVGLMLWLTGIPMRVGFQGKGAAFLTHTVPFNPSQYVAAAYHELLNPFGMNTPLPELAVNVPKPDIEWSQNEQKRLGVNETGYVLIYGGVDSALRAKGADKIYPVENWQQIIQEFHLKQPDMPVVVIQGVDDEKFVRSLRASCPEIKVTSPDNAGKLTAMIAGANLMLSTESAALQLSIAAQTYTIALLGSSDPGKLLPKSEKFLAIKSPTGKVADISPTTVSEKIWGG, encoded by the coding sequence ATGCGAGTAGTAGCCCTTGTACCTGGCGGAATTGGCGACCAAATTCTCTTCTTTCCGACTCTAGATGATCTGAAGCGTTATTATCCCAACGCCAAAATAGATGTCGTTACGGAACCCCAGTCAAAGGCTGCCTACCGGGTGAGCAAGTCTGTTCACGAGGTACTGACCTTTGATTATAAAGATCGCAACAGTCTAGCAGATTGGGGTAACTTGGTAGGCACAATTCGCGATCGCGAGTATGATGTCGCCATTGCTTTTGGGCAAAGCTGGTTAGTGGGACTGATGCTCTGGTTAACCGGGATTCCCATGCGTGTTGGCTTTCAAGGCAAAGGAGCAGCTTTTCTGACTCATACCGTGCCGTTTAATCCATCTCAGTATGTAGCGGCGGCGTATCACGAGTTGCTCAACCCATTTGGTATGAACACGCCTTTGCCAGAGTTAGCCGTAAATGTGCCAAAACCAGATATTGAATGGTCACAAAATGAACAAAAACGTCTGGGGGTAAATGAAACAGGCTACGTCTTGATTTATGGAGGTGTTGATTCAGCCTTGCGAGCTAAGGGTGCTGATAAAATTTATCCTGTTGAGAATTGGCAGCAGATTATTCAAGAGTTTCACCTGAAGCAGCCAGATATGCCTGTAGTTGTGATTCAAGGTGTGGATGATGAAAAGTTTGTGCGATCGCTCCGAGCATCCTGTCCAGAAATTAAGGTGACATCGCCTGATAATGCAGGTAAGTTAACAGCCATGATTGCAGGTGCAAACTTAATGCTGTCTACCGAAAGTGCAGCATTACAGTTGAGTATTGCAGCCCAAACTTATACCATCGCTCTACTTGGCTCTTCAGATCCAGGCAAGTTGTTACCAAAAAGTGAAAAATTCCTCGCCATTAAATCCCCCACTGGGAAAGTAGCAGATATTTCACCAACAACAGTTTCTGAAAAAATTTGGGGCGGCTGA
- a CDS encoding phosphoglucomutase/phosphomannomutase alpha/beta/subunit: MPVVANAIKFGTDGWRGVIGEEFTFERLALVAPVAAKVLYDTYYPTVGSRTIIVGYDRRFMAEDFARAVADAVTAVGFDVLLSESFAPTPAFSWAAKQLNALGALVITASHNPGSYLGLKVKGYFGGSVSPEVTKDIEALLSEGVPKAAIPGKLEKFDPWPSYTTGLEGKVDIAKIREAIASGKLTVFADVMHGAAAGGLARLLGDQVKEINSNRDPLFGGGAPEPLPKYLSGLFEVIKSHKQTNPSGLTVGLVFDGDCDRIAAVDQDANFLSSQILIPILIDHLTLRRGFTGEIIKTVSGSDLIPLVAALHNLSLFETPVGYKYIADRMLVAQVLLGGEESGGIGYGSHIPERDALLSALYVLEAIVESGRDLSEYYSDLQQQTGFNSAYDRIDLPLASMEVRSRLLQQLQTQPLTEIAGKAVIDCQTIDGYKFRLADKSWLMIRFSGTEPVLRLYCEAATIEQVHHTLDWARQWAE, from the coding sequence ATGCCAGTTGTAGCTAACGCAATCAAATTTGGTACAGATGGCTGGCGAGGCGTAATTGGTGAAGAGTTCACCTTTGAACGTCTTGCTCTGGTAGCGCCAGTAGCCGCTAAAGTCTTATATGATACTTATTACCCTACAGTTGGTAGCCGGACTATCATAGTCGGTTACGATCGCCGATTTATGGCGGAAGACTTCGCTCGTGCTGTTGCTGATGCTGTTACCGCCGTCGGATTTGATGTTTTGCTGAGTGAATCATTCGCCCCAACTCCGGCTTTTAGCTGGGCTGCTAAACAACTCAATGCTTTGGGGGCGTTAGTAATTACAGCTAGTCATAATCCTGGCTCATATTTAGGTTTAAAAGTCAAAGGATATTTTGGTGGCTCGGTATCACCAGAAGTTACTAAAGATATAGAAGCATTATTATCCGAGGGCGTGCCAAAAGCAGCTATTCCTGGGAAGTTAGAAAAGTTTGACCCTTGGCCTAGTTACACCACAGGCCTGGAAGGGAAAGTTGATATTGCCAAAATTCGAGAAGCGATCGCCTCTGGTAAGCTGACAGTATTCGCTGATGTGATGCACGGTGCAGCAGCTGGCGGACTAGCAAGATTATTAGGTGATCAAGTCAAAGAAATCAACAGCAACCGTGACCCGTTATTTGGTGGCGGTGCGCCGGAACCATTACCAAAATATCTTTCTGGCTTATTTGAAGTTATTAAAAGTCACAAACAAACTAATCCATCTGGTTTAACTGTTGGTTTAGTATTTGATGGAGACTGCGATCGCATTGCGGCGGTAGATCAAGACGCTAACTTCTTAAGTTCGCAGATATTAATCCCGATATTAATTGACCATTTAACTTTGCGACGTGGTTTTACAGGTGAAATCATCAAAACAGTCAGCGGTTCGGATTTGATTCCCCTTGTAGCAGCACTGCACAATCTGTCACTGTTTGAAACACCAGTCGGTTACAAATACATCGCCGATAGAATGTTAGTCGCACAAGTACTTTTGGGCGGCGAAGAATCTGGTGGTATCGGCTACGGTAGCCACATTCCAGAACGAGATGCGCTACTTTCAGCATTGTATGTCTTAGAAGCAATTGTCGAATCTGGGCGAGATTTGAGCGAATATTATTCTGATTTGCAACAACAAACAGGGTTTAATTCTGCTTACGATCGCATCGATTTACCCTTAGCTAGTATGGAAGTGCGATCGCGTCTTTTGCAACAACTGCAAACCCAACCCTTAACAGAAATTGCAGGGAAAGCAGTCATTGATTGTCAAACAATCGACGGTTATAAATTCCGCCTCGCTGACAAAAGTTGGTTAATGATTCGCTTTAGTGGTACTGAACCAGTTTTGCGCCTCTACTGCGAAGCCGCAACCATCGAACAAGTACATCACACCCTTGATTGGGCGAGACAGTGGGCAGAGTAA
- a CDS encoding NB-ARC domain-containing protein: MARPSYGEEVEARVRTLLEKFLAYANDELEDSELYKIALNWETPQQVIVRTQLRVLAELSGLTKEQVREALKRLEDFLGILKDEREHEKGSENWHFRLMLWHDKSDKEGNLQKFDAEWQRRREELPGVQREKSKKTQPKPTRYENIPLSGVVEFVGREAKLQELHQLLQSNQQVAIAAIAGMGGVGKTELALQYANSHRVTYQGGICWLSAVQDVGLQLVQFAMNKLLLNIPDDLDLAARVQYCLTKWHEGEVLLVIDNVTNYRDEVRCYLESVPARFKQLITTREKLQPPIVRLDLDVLTPLAAMQLLKSIVGRERLRREPLVARRLCKWLGYLPLGLELVGRYLLGDEELSLAEMLQDKDIAPAIPHIAEVANNLIQFVSDDDLISPFLGNAWFYKGQGLYDKAEPWYKKCLEITKLRLGKSHHYVAVSLNNLGVLYNYQGRYSEAETFLIQALELSPKLLEEENPLVAISLNSLGLLYNYQGRDSEGEPFLIQALELSLKLLGEENPLVATSLNSLGVLYNCQGRDSEAEPLLIQALEIRRKVLGEEHPDFATSLNNLGGLYCSQGKYNEAEPLYIKALEINRKVLGEDHPFVATNLSILGKLYHSQGKYNEAEPLWSQALEIRRKVLGEEHPDFATSLHNLAFIYDSQGRYTEAEPLYVQALELTRKLLGESHPDVVLSLDNFARFYESQSKYSAAEALYIEALTLRRKMLGEENLDITTSLNNLVILYISQSRFNEAATLQIQALELIRKLLGDEHPDVGKSLSLLTSLYLAQGRYSETELLLIRELDILEQRLGVNHINTVTMRKVLADLRDRLNSQQ, from the coding sequence ATGGCGCGTCCTAGCTATGGTGAAGAAGTCGAAGCGCGGGTAAGAACACTTTTAGAAAAGTTTTTGGCTTATGCCAATGATGAGTTAGAAGACAGTGAACTTTATAAAATTGCTCTCAATTGGGAAACGCCACAGCAAGTAATAGTCAGAACACAGTTAAGAGTTCTGGCGGAACTTAGTGGTTTGACTAAAGAACAAGTCCGAGAAGCATTAAAACGACTTGAGGATTTTTTAGGCATTCTGAAGGATGAGCGCGAACATGAGAAGGGTTCCGAAAACTGGCACTTTCGCCTGATGCTTTGGCATGATAAAAGCGACAAAGAAGGGAATTTGCAGAAATTTGATGCAGAATGGCAACGCCGACGAGAAGAATTACCCGGTGTGCAGCGTGAGAAAAGTAAAAAAACTCAACCCAAGCCTACCCGTTACGAAAATATTCCCTTGAGTGGGGTAGTGGAGTTTGTCGGACGTGAAGCGAAATTGCAAGAACTCCATCAGTTGTTGCAGTCAAATCAACAGGTAGCCATTGCGGCGATCGCGGGAATGGGTGGAGTCGGAAAGACAGAATTAGCTTTGCAATATGCCAATTCTCACCGCGTTACTTATCAAGGTGGGATTTGTTGGTTATCCGCAGTGCAGGATGTGGGGTTACAACTGGTGCAGTTTGCAATGAATAAGCTGCTATTGAACATCCCAGATGATTTAGATTTAGCTGCGAGAGTGCAATACTGTCTCACAAAATGGCATGAGGGTGAGGTTTTACTGGTAATTGATAACGTCACTAACTATCGAGATGAAGTCCGGTGTTATTTAGAGTCTGTTCCGGCTCGGTTTAAGCAGTTAATTACCACGCGGGAAAAATTACAACCGCCGATAGTGCGCTTAGATTTAGATGTGCTGACACCACTAGCGGCGATGCAGTTATTAAAATCTATAGTTGGTAGAGAAAGGCTGCGACGTGAGCCGTTAGTTGCGCGAAGACTTTGTAAGTGGTTGGGATATTTGCCACTGGGTTTGGAATTAGTCGGGCGTTATTTGTTAGGTGATGAGGAATTATCCCTAGCAGAAATGCTGCAAGACAAGGATATTGCTCCAGCAATACCTCACATAGCAGAAGTAGCGAATAATCTTATTCAGTTTGTCAGCGATGATGATTTAATTTCGCCATTCCTTGGCAATGCTTGGTTTTACAAAGGTCAAGGATTGTATGACAAAGCTGAACCCTGGTACAAAAAGTGTTTAGAAATCACGAAACTACGTTTGGGAAAATCACATCACTATGTCGCAGTTAGCCTTAACAACCTCGGAGTACTTTACAACTACCAAGGCAGATATAGCGAAGCTGAAACCTTTTTAATCCAAGCTTTGGAACTGTCGCCCAAGCTGCTAGAAGAAGAAAATCCCTTAGTTGCCATTAGCCTCAACAGCCTCGGACTACTTTACAACTACCAAGGCAGAGACAGCGAAGGCGAACCCTTTTTAATTCAAGCTTTGGAACTATCGCTCAAGCTACTGGGAGAAGAAAATCCCTTAGTTGCCACTAGCCTCAACAGCCTCGGAGTACTTTACAACTGCCAAGGCAGAGACAGCGAAGCCGAACCCTTGTTAATCCAAGCTTTGGAAATTAGACGCAAAGTGCTAGGCGAAGAACATCCCGATTTCGCTACTAGCCTCAACAACCTCGGAGGGCTTTACTGTTCCCAAGGCAAATACAACGAAGCCGAGCCGTTATATATCAAAGCATTGGAGATTAATCGCAAAGTGCTAGGTGAAGATCATCCTTTTGTCGCTACTAACCTCAGCATACTCGGAAAGCTTTACCATTCCCAAGGCAAATACAACGAAGCCGAGCCGTTGTGGAGTCAAGCTTTGGAAATTAGGCGCAAAGTGCTAGGCGAAGAACATCCCGATTTCGCCACTAGCCTTCACAATCTCGCGTTTATCTACGATTCCCAAGGCAGATACACTGAAGCCGAACCTTTATACGTCCAAGCTTTAGAACTCACGCGCAAACTGCTAGGAGAATCACATCCTGATGTCGTACTTAGCCTCGATAATTTCGCGCGATTCTACGAATCTCAAAGCAAATACAGCGCAGCCGAAGCTTTATACATCGAAGCTTTGACACTCAGGCGCAAAATGCTAGGTGAAGAAAATCTTGATATCACCACTAGCCTCAACAACTTAGTAATACTCTACATTTCCCAAAGTAGATTCAACGAAGCTGCAACCTTACAAATCCAAGCTTTGGAACTCATTCGCAAACTGCTAGGGGACGAACATCCTGATGTCGGGAAAAGTCTCTCCTTGCTCACATCACTCTACCTTGCCCAAGGCAGATACAGTGAAACTGAACTCTTGTTAATCCGTGAATTAGATATTTTAGAGCAACGATTAGGGGTAAATCATATTAATACTGTGACTATGCGTAAAGTTTTAGCAGATCTACGCGATCGCCTCAACTCACAACAGTAA
- a CDS encoding 4-diphosphocytidyl-2C-methyl-D-erythritol synthase, whose translation MYLLIPAAGVGKRMGSNRNKLFLEVHSKSIIAWTLLAAEAASSIRWIGIISQPSDWPDFKNIIADLPLTKPVEFIIGGATRQESVYNGLQALPPEAEQVLIHDGARCLATPNLLNACAAAIRHCSGLIAAIPVKDTIKVVDDSGIIQSTPDRKYLWAAQTPQGFNVQLLKQCHAEGIRQGWEVTDDAALFEKCGIEVRIVEGEETNLKVTTPQDLAIAEFILSHRERARG comes from the coding sequence GTGTATTTATTAATTCCTGCTGCTGGTGTCGGCAAAAGAATGGGTAGTAACCGGAATAAACTTTTTCTTGAAGTACACTCAAAATCAATTATTGCTTGGACTTTGTTAGCGGCGGAAGCGGCGAGTTCTATCAGATGGATTGGAATTATTTCTCAACCTAGTGATTGGCCTGATTTTAAGAACATCATTGCTGATTTGCCCCTAACTAAACCTGTGGAATTTATTATTGGCGGTGCTACCCGGCAAGAATCGGTGTACAACGGTTTGCAAGCTTTACCACCAGAGGCAGAGCAGGTATTAATTCACGACGGTGCGAGATGTTTAGCTACACCGAATTTACTTAATGCTTGTGCGGCAGCAATTCGCCATTGTAGTGGTTTAATTGCTGCCATACCTGTGAAAGACACGATTAAAGTTGTTGATGACAGTGGCATAATTCAAAGTACCCCTGACCGAAAGTATTTGTGGGCTGCACAGACTCCCCAAGGATTTAATGTCCAGTTATTGAAACAGTGCCACGCCGAAGGTATACGTCAAGGTTGGGAAGTGACAGACGATGCGGCTTTATTTGAAAAGTGCGGTATAGAAGTTCGGATTGTGGAAGGTGAAGAGACAAATTTAAAAGTTACCACTCCCCAAGATTTAGCGATCGCAGAATTTATCCTGAGTCATCGAGAAAGAGCGAGGGGCTAG